In Hwangdonia lutea, a single window of DNA contains:
- a CDS encoding sensor histidine kinase — protein sequence MKTVKPQGAFSDTSYFLERIFNNTYNGIAILNLEGDWLKVNDSVCEIFGYSRRELFNMNIDDIIFREDLGVHEKKHESLIQGKIDKYRVKQRYFHKNGSVITILIYVSLVSYKEGRPHMIWQFTDVTNHQKSQDKLKMMLSVVKEQNERLTAFADIITHNLRSHSGNLSMLAEFLEEDFSLLNQNENFVLLKKAIENLQETMAHLTQVAKIKEIDESETETLNLYDYVEKAIYNIKAIAKNTNTTIINDVDENFCVKGIPAYLDSIILNFLTNAIKYRSDKRLPEIKLTANIQNDYVVLNIADNGLGIDLDKYGDKLFQMYKTFHCNEDAIGIGLFITKTHIESMGGKIIVTSEVDVGSEFSIYFKLAEPSTNLID from the coding sequence ATGAAAACAGTAAAACCTCAAGGTGCCTTTTCAGATACCTCTTATTTCCTTGAACGCATTTTTAATAACACTTATAATGGTATCGCCATTTTAAATTTAGAGGGCGATTGGTTAAAAGTGAACGATAGCGTTTGCGAAATTTTTGGGTATTCAAGAAGAGAACTTTTCAACATGAATATTGATGATATCATATTTAGGGAAGACCTTGGTGTTCACGAAAAAAAGCATGAAAGCCTAATTCAGGGAAAAATAGACAAATACCGTGTTAAGCAACGTTATTTCCATAAAAACGGTTCGGTTATTACCATTTTAATATATGTGTCGTTGGTAAGTTACAAAGAAGGACGCCCACACATGATTTGGCAATTTACAGATGTTACAAACCACCAAAAAAGTCAAGATAAATTAAAAATGATGCTTAGCGTGGTAAAAGAGCAAAACGAACGACTTACAGCCTTTGCCGACATCATTACGCATAATTTACGCTCGCACTCAGGTAATTTATCGATGCTAGCCGAATTTTTAGAAGAAGATTTCTCGTTGTTAAATCAAAATGAAAATTTTGTGCTTTTAAAAAAAGCCATCGAAAATTTACAGGAAACCATGGCACACTTAACCCAAGTCGCTAAAATTAAAGAAATCGACGAAAGCGAAACCGAAACTTTAAACTTATACGATTATGTTGAAAAGGCCATTTACAATATTAAGGCCATTGCAAAAAACACTAACACAACTATTATTAATGATGTTGATGAAAACTTTTGCGTAAAAGGGATCCCCGCATATTTAGATAGCATTATCTTAAACTTTTTAACCAATGCCATAAAGTACAGATCTGATAAAAGACTGCCAGAAATAAAACTTACAGCCAACATACAAAATGATTATGTGGTTTTAAACATTGCTGATAATGGCCTAGGAATAGATTTAGATAAATATGGCGACAAGCTGTTTCAAATGTACAAAACGTTTCATTGCAACGAAGATGCCATTGGTATTGGCTTATTTATTACTAAAACCCATATTGAGTCTATGGGAGGAAAAATTATTGTTACCAGCGAGGTTGATGTAGGCAGTGAGTTTTCCATATATTTTAAATTAGCTGAACCTTCAACCAACTTAATCGACTAA